One Synechococcus sp. CC9605 genomic window carries:
- a CDS encoding S66 peptidase family protein: MRITPAPPLKTGDRVACVAASSALQDDIKLQEGIAVLQSWGLDVQPQTLASRRWGYFAGGDDTRHADLHPAEPAALLACARGGWGAARLLEQPIRWQSGWLLGFSDVTALLWARQAAGFAGGIHGPLLTTLAEEPHWSRDRLRNLLFGNAVPDLQGRSGGGGVGSGPLLVANLTVATHLLGSPFVPPLKGAVLVLEDVGEAPYRLDRMLTQWRLNGSLQGLAGLAFGNFEGCADETRDASECFNLEQVLEERTADLGIPRVMDLPVGHRSGNAALPMGAMARLDGQSGRLSLLT; encoded by the coding sequence ATGCGGATCACCCCGGCTCCACCGCTCAAAACTGGAGACCGTGTGGCCTGTGTGGCCGCCAGCTCAGCCCTGCAGGACGACATCAAGCTGCAGGAGGGCATTGCGGTTCTGCAGAGCTGGGGCCTCGATGTTCAGCCCCAGACCTTGGCCAGCCGACGTTGGGGCTACTTCGCTGGGGGCGATGACACGCGCCATGCCGATCTGCATCCGGCCGAACCCGCAGCCCTGCTGGCCTGTGCCCGCGGTGGATGGGGGGCTGCTCGACTGCTGGAGCAGCCCATCCGCTGGCAGAGCGGCTGGCTGCTGGGCTTTTCCGACGTGACAGCTCTGCTCTGGGCCCGCCAGGCAGCAGGGTTCGCAGGGGGCATCCATGGCCCCTTGCTCACAACGCTTGCGGAGGAGCCGCATTGGAGCCGTGACCGTTTGCGCAACCTGCTCTTCGGCAACGCCGTCCCTGACCTGCAAGGTCGTAGTGGCGGCGGCGGTGTGGGGAGCGGTCCTCTGCTTGTGGCCAATCTGACCGTGGCCACCCACCTGTTGGGCAGCCCTTTCGTGCCCCCCCTCAAAGGAGCCGTTCTGGTGCTGGAGGACGTGGGCGAAGCCCCCTACCGCCTTGATCGGATGCTCACTCAATGGAGGCTGAATGGCAGTTTGCAGGGGTTGGCGGGTCTGGCGTTTGGCAATTTCGAGGGATGCGCCGACGAAACCAGAGACGCCTCCGAATGCTTCAACCTTGAGCAGGTTCTTGAAGAACGCACGGCCGATCTCGGCATTCCCAGAGTGATGGACCTGCCCGTTGGTCACCGATCCGGCAACGCAGCCCTACCCATGGGGGCGATGGCACGCCTCGACGGGCAGAGCGGCAGGCTCAGCCTGCTGACCTGA
- a CDS encoding 4-hydroxybenzoate polyprenyltransferase, which produces MISSSARLQPWIELLRWNKPTGRLILLIPAGWALWLNPTAPPSLVLILQILLGGLAVSGAGCIANDLWDQRFDGKVERTKRRPLARGALQRGPAFALLLTLLGLSLAVVLSLPADSLRLCLALACTAVLPILGYPSAKRWFAFPQVILALCWGFAVLIPWAAATASLSWSPVLVCSWVATVVWTFGFDTVYAMADRRDDASLGLRSSALSLGSSVVPVVRGCYLVTAITLAMAAWSAQIPAPFWLLWLLATVFMQLSCNPLNQQDAPMSTYGKHFAQQVQAGTLLWLGLVLARGWGA; this is translated from the coding sequence GTGATCAGCAGCTCTGCCCGTCTTCAGCCCTGGATCGAACTGCTCCGCTGGAACAAACCCACCGGCCGGCTGATCCTGCTGATCCCAGCAGGCTGGGCCCTCTGGCTGAATCCAACCGCTCCCCCCAGTCTTGTGCTGATCCTGCAGATTCTGCTGGGGGGGCTGGCGGTGAGCGGAGCGGGTTGCATCGCCAATGATCTCTGGGACCAGCGCTTCGACGGCAAGGTGGAACGCACAAAACGTCGGCCTCTAGCCCGGGGTGCTCTGCAGCGAGGCCCAGCCTTCGCTCTGCTGCTGACCCTGTTGGGCCTCAGCCTGGCTGTCGTGCTGAGTCTTCCAGCCGACAGCCTCAGGCTCTGTCTCGCCTTGGCCTGCACGGCCGTGCTGCCGATCCTCGGCTATCCATCAGCAAAGCGGTGGTTCGCCTTCCCCCAGGTGATCTTGGCGCTGTGCTGGGGCTTCGCAGTGCTGATCCCATGGGCCGCTGCAACGGCCTCCTTGAGCTGGAGTCCTGTCCTGGTGTGCAGTTGGGTGGCAACCGTGGTGTGGACCTTCGGCTTCGACACCGTCTATGCCATGGCCGACCGACGTGACGATGCAAGCCTCGGCCTGCGCAGCAGCGCCCTGAGCCTCGGATCCAGTGTGGTGCCTGTGGTGCGGGGCTGCTACCTCGTGACAGCCATCACCCTTGCCATGGCGGCCTGGTCGGCTCAGATCCCGGCTCCGTTCTGGCTTCTCTGGTTGCTTGCCACCGTCTTCATGCAGCTCAGCTGCAACCCGTTGAACCAACAGGATGCACCCATGAGCACCTACGGGAAGCATTTTGCCCAGCAAGTGCAGGCGGGAACGCTGCTCTGGCTCGGCCTAGTTCTGGCCAGGGGATGGGGAGCCTGA
- a CDS encoding Ppx/GppA phosphatase family protein, whose amino-acid sequence MLDAKAPAQPTEQTNGVPQAVNADLRRIAAIDIGTNSFHLLVAAVDPKLRTFRIIQAEKATTRLGERDPETGELTEAAMQRGLETLRQFRDLAASHRVEQIVTAATSAVREAPNGRDFLQTILDDLGMEVDLVSGPEEARLIYLGVLSGMPFGDRPHLLLDIGGGSTELILADGRDARALTSTRVGAVRLQRDFVRDDPMPPQRRSFLRAFIQGSLEPAVDKVRRRIKPGEIPVLVATSGTAMAIGSLAASEEERPPRKLHGYRVTRQCLDKVVDRLITMTPAQRRELASINDRRAEIIVPGALILQTTMKMLGVEDFVLSERALREGLIVDWMLRQGLLEDRFSFQSSIRQRTVIHQVQRFAVNQSRAERVASHALSLYDATRGVMHDDSGEGRELLWAAAMLHSCGQHINISAYHKHTWYLIRHGELLGYSEAEHLMVAAIARYHRRSLPKKRHESWQLVATRDNRRCVQQMALLLRLAAALDRRPEPVISALRIHAVNGTLDLEIVPERINQNVSLEQWSLESCAEVVKEAVGVELRVSVQG is encoded by the coding sequence ATGCTGGATGCCAAGGCCCCAGCCCAGCCAACGGAACAGACCAACGGTGTGCCTCAGGCAGTGAACGCCGATCTGCGTCGGATCGCCGCCATCGATATCGGGACCAATTCCTTTCACCTTCTAGTGGCAGCCGTTGATCCGAAACTGCGCACGTTTCGGATCATCCAGGCCGAAAAGGCCACCACGCGTCTGGGGGAGCGTGATCCTGAGACCGGTGAGCTGACCGAGGCGGCGATGCAACGGGGGCTGGAAACCCTTCGCCAGTTCCGAGATCTCGCCGCCAGTCACCGGGTTGAGCAGATCGTCACAGCGGCAACGAGTGCCGTTCGGGAAGCACCCAATGGTCGCGATTTCCTCCAGACCATCCTTGACGATCTGGGGATGGAGGTGGATTTGGTCAGTGGCCCTGAGGAGGCCCGGCTGATCTACCTGGGCGTCCTCTCAGGAATGCCGTTTGGAGATCGTCCGCATCTTCTGCTCGACATCGGCGGTGGCTCCACGGAACTGATCCTGGCCGATGGTCGTGATGCCCGCGCCCTGACCAGCACCCGTGTGGGGGCTGTGCGACTTCAGCGGGACTTTGTTCGGGATGATCCGATGCCCCCCCAACGGCGATCGTTCCTGCGGGCCTTCATTCAGGGGTCTCTTGAACCTGCGGTCGACAAAGTCCGTCGCAGGATTAAACCCGGTGAAATCCCAGTTTTGGTGGCCACCAGTGGCACAGCGATGGCCATTGGCTCCCTTGCCGCGAGTGAGGAGGAGCGCCCACCCCGCAAATTGCATGGCTACCGCGTCACACGGCAGTGCCTGGACAAGGTGGTTGATCGGTTGATCACGATGACCCCTGCTCAGCGACGGGAGTTGGCGTCCATCAATGATCGTCGGGCCGAAATCATTGTTCCCGGCGCGCTGATCCTGCAAACCACCATGAAGATGCTGGGGGTGGAGGATTTCGTGCTCAGTGAGCGGGCGCTCAGGGAGGGTCTGATCGTTGATTGGATGCTTCGTCAGGGTCTTCTGGAAGACCGCTTCAGCTTTCAAAGCAGCATCAGGCAACGCACCGTGATCCATCAGGTGCAGCGCTTTGCGGTGAACCAGAGCAGGGCTGAACGGGTCGCCAGCCATGCCCTCAGCCTCTACGACGCCACGCGAGGCGTGATGCATGACGACAGTGGCGAAGGGCGCGAACTGCTTTGGGCTGCAGCCATGCTCCATTCCTGTGGCCAGCACATCAACATCAGCGCTTACCACAAGCACACCTGGTACTTGATTCGTCATGGTGAGCTGCTGGGTTATTCCGAGGCGGAGCATCTGATGGTGGCGGCGATTGCTCGCTATCACCGCCGCAGCCTGCCGAAGAAACGCCATGAGTCCTGGCAGCTTGTGGCCACCCGAGACAACCGCCGTTGTGTTCAGCAGATGGCCCTGCTGCTGCGCTTGGCCGCGGCATTGGATCGCAGGCCTGAGCCTGTGATCTCAGCACTGCGCATTCACGCGGTGAATGGAACTCTGGATCTGGAGATCGTCCCTGAGCGGATCAATCAGAACGTCAGCCTTGAACAGTGGAGCTTGGAGAGCTGCGCTGAGGTGGTGAAAGAGGCGGTCGGGGTGGAGCTGCGCGTCAGCGTTCAGGGTTGA
- a CDS encoding helix-turn-helix domain-containing protein, whose product MNEPSLVDDQGKATGLVEAGRQLAEARAAAGLTQNQLASQMHMGEEQLAALERGDQAELPEPVFIKAMVRRLSSHLGLDADAMVQALGPLNTSEPKRPDPRATTRGITPQLQRAVNPLPLVALAGLAGLGFVVWSNASEFKRFAQSLRPANPTLEPSEANLEPSEANLEPSEANLEVAEVSDESDALIVPAPPTAELGLTISSREPSWIALRREGIVEFEGLLNGERRVENPELVEIYAGRPDLVQLSSPNAETRTLGAVNDIRWIPLNPER is encoded by the coding sequence ATGAACGAGCCGAGTCTTGTGGACGACCAAGGCAAAGCCACGGGGCTGGTCGAAGCAGGACGACAATTGGCCGAAGCACGAGCTGCGGCGGGCCTGACCCAGAACCAGCTCGCCAGCCAGATGCACATGGGCGAAGAGCAACTGGCGGCACTGGAACGCGGCGATCAAGCCGAACTGCCTGAACCCGTGTTCATCAAGGCCATGGTGCGCCGGCTCAGCTCCCACCTGGGTTTGGATGCTGATGCCATGGTTCAGGCCCTCGGCCCGCTCAACACCAGCGAGCCCAAACGGCCAGATCCCAGGGCAACAACGCGGGGCATCACTCCACAACTCCAGAGAGCAGTCAATCCGCTTCCCCTTGTGGCCCTCGCCGGGCTTGCTGGGCTTGGGTTTGTTGTGTGGAGCAACGCCTCCGAGTTCAAACGCTTCGCCCAGAGCTTGAGACCTGCCAATCCAACCCTCGAGCCAAGCGAAGCCAATCTCGAGCCAAGCGAAGCCAATCTCGAGCCAAGCGAAGCCAATCTCGAGGTGGCCGAGGTTTCAGATGAAAGCGATGCCCTCATCGTTCCGGCGCCACCGACTGCAGAACTGGGGCTCACAATCAGCAGCAGGGAACCCAGCTGGATCGCCTTACGGCGTGAGGGAATTGTGGAATTCGAAGGACTCCTGAACGGCGAACGCAGGGTTGAGAATCCTGAACTGGTGGAGATCTACGCCGGCCGGCCTGATCTGGTTCAGCTGAGTTCACCCAACGCCGAGACACGAACCCTGGGCGCTGTTAATGACATCCGCTGGATCCCCCTCAACCCTGAACGCTGA
- the cobM gene encoding precorrin-4 C(11)-methyltransferase: MSHVVSFVGAGPGAPDLLTLRAAERLNKADVLVWTDSLVCPAIADLAPASCERIRTSTTTLEDLIPLLIDRQRQGKRVVRLHDGDTALYSAINEQICALSDAEIPVEVIPGISAYQAAAAGLASELTLPGVVQTIVLSRAGGRTGVPEREQLDRLAALRASLCIYLSARHVEEVQTTLLQHYPADTPVAIGHRVSWPDQMLTVVPLREMAAVSRERNLIRTTLYVVSPALAGGPQRSRLYSPDHDHLFRPMAQ, translated from the coding sequence TTGAGTCACGTTGTCAGTTTCGTCGGAGCAGGCCCGGGTGCTCCAGACCTGCTCACCCTTCGCGCGGCTGAACGTCTGAACAAGGCCGATGTGCTGGTCTGGACGGATTCCCTGGTCTGTCCTGCCATCGCAGATCTGGCTCCGGCTTCTTGCGAAAGGATCCGTACCAGCACGACCACGCTCGAAGACCTGATCCCGTTGCTGATCGATCGACAGCGCCAAGGCAAACGGGTGGTGCGGCTCCATGACGGAGACACGGCGCTCTACAGCGCCATTAACGAGCAGATCTGCGCCTTGAGTGACGCCGAAATCCCTGTGGAAGTGATCCCTGGGATCAGCGCTTATCAAGCAGCAGCCGCCGGACTTGCCAGCGAACTCACCCTTCCAGGCGTGGTGCAGACCATTGTTCTCAGTCGCGCTGGAGGTCGCACCGGCGTGCCGGAACGGGAACAGCTGGATCGGCTGGCAGCCCTGCGCGCCAGCCTTTGCATCTATCTAAGTGCACGACACGTTGAAGAGGTGCAAACCACTCTTCTGCAGCACTACCCCGCCGACACGCCCGTCGCCATCGGACATCGAGTGAGCTGGCCCGATCAGATGCTGACCGTGGTCCCTCTCAGGGAGATGGCTGCTGTTAGCCGGGAACGCAATCTGATTCGAACAACGCTCTACGTGGTGAGTCCGGCCCTCGCCGGTGGTCCTCAGCGCTCACGTCTTTACTCGCCTGACCATGACCATCTCTTCCGTCCGATGGCCCAATAG
- the lgt gene encoding prolipoprotein diacylglyceryl transferase produces MAVEALFPLATFQSPGEFLPHTENWFLPLRWYGLLIATAVLIGLNLSSRLAKLRQLENGLISDLLPLLVLFAVIGARIYYVAFEWHNYASHPLKALAIWEGGIAIHGALLAGTLTLILFCRWRRQPFWDVLDVLVPSVALGQAIGRWGNFFNSEAFGVPTDLPWKLFIQAQSRPVIYGTLEFFHPTFLYESIWNLLLFGLLVLLFRRGLKAPGMLPSGAMSCVYLVGYSLGRVWIEGLRIDPLCIGSLPPACDGGIRIAQLMSCTLVALGMIGLWWLYGRKQPLPDPSGQRS; encoded by the coding sequence ATGGCTGTTGAAGCCCTGTTTCCCCTGGCGACCTTCCAGTCGCCAGGGGAATTTTTGCCTCATACCGAAAACTGGTTCCTTCCTCTCCGTTGGTACGGGCTGCTCATTGCAACAGCCGTGTTGATTGGACTGAACCTCTCCAGCCGCCTGGCCAAGCTGCGACAGCTGGAAAACGGCCTGATCAGCGACCTGCTGCCATTGCTCGTGCTGTTCGCCGTCATCGGAGCACGTATCTACTACGTGGCCTTCGAATGGCACAACTACGCCTCCCACCCGCTCAAGGCCCTGGCGATCTGGGAAGGAGGCATTGCCATCCACGGTGCTCTGCTGGCGGGAACACTCACGCTGATCCTGTTCTGCCGCTGGCGCCGGCAACCCTTCTGGGATGTGCTGGATGTTCTGGTTCCTTCCGTGGCCTTGGGGCAGGCCATCGGGCGCTGGGGGAATTTCTTCAATTCAGAGGCCTTCGGGGTTCCAACGGATCTGCCGTGGAAGCTGTTCATCCAGGCGCAGAGCCGCCCGGTGATCTACGGCACATTGGAGTTCTTCCACCCGACGTTCCTCTACGAATCGATCTGGAACCTGCTGCTCTTCGGACTGCTGGTGCTGCTCTTTCGCCGCGGACTGAAAGCTCCAGGGATGCTCCCATCTGGGGCCATGAGTTGTGTGTATTTGGTGGGGTACAGCCTCGGCCGCGTCTGGATCGAAGGTCTGCGCATTGATCCCCTCTGCATCGGATCGCTTCCACCGGCATGCGATGGGGGAATCCGCATTGCACAGTTGATGAGTTGCACCTTGGTGGCGCTGGGCATGATCGGGCTTTGGTGGCTATACGGACGAAAGCAACCCTTGCCTGATCCATCAGGCCAACGCAGTTGA
- the petA gene encoding cytochrome f, with protein MRRHLSLFLGSLVIGLALLIAPAASWAYPFWAQQNYDSPREATGKIVCANCHLAKKLTQAEVPQSVLPDSVFTASVRVPYENGLQEIGADGSDVGLQVGAVVMLPDGFTLAPQDRWTDEIKEETEGVYFTQYSDEQPNILLVGPIPGDEHQEIVFPVLSPDPATDSNIHFGKYQIHVGGNRGRGQVYPTGDKSNNTIYTAPASGTIASIEPGDNGASVVSIKAADGSSVSETIPVGPEVLVSVGDSIEAGTALTNDPNVGGFGQVDAEIVLQNPVRIYGLLAFFAAVALAQIMLVLKKRQIEKVQAAEGV; from the coding sequence ATGCGTCGTCACCTTTCGCTTTTCCTTGGATCACTGGTCATCGGACTGGCTCTGCTGATTGCCCCAGCTGCAAGCTGGGCCTACCCCTTCTGGGCTCAACAGAACTACGACAGCCCCCGGGAAGCCACCGGCAAGATTGTTTGCGCCAACTGCCACCTGGCCAAAAAGCTCACCCAGGCTGAAGTTCCTCAATCGGTCCTCCCCGACAGCGTCTTCACCGCCAGCGTGAGGGTTCCCTATGAGAACGGTCTCCAGGAGATCGGTGCTGACGGCAGCGATGTGGGTCTTCAGGTGGGCGCTGTTGTGATGCTTCCTGACGGATTCACCCTGGCTCCTCAGGACCGCTGGACCGACGAGATCAAGGAAGAGACCGAAGGGGTTTACTTCACCCAGTACAGCGACGAGCAGCCCAACATCCTGCTGGTGGGACCAATTCCTGGTGACGAGCACCAAGAGATCGTCTTCCCTGTTCTCTCTCCTGATCCCGCCACCGACAGCAACATCCACTTCGGCAAATACCAAATCCACGTGGGTGGCAACCGCGGCCGTGGCCAGGTGTATCCCACCGGCGATAAAAGCAACAACACTATTTACACTGCTCCTGCCAGCGGCACCATTGCCTCGATCGAACCCGGCGACAACGGCGCGAGCGTGGTCAGCATCAAGGCTGCTGACGGCAGCAGCGTGAGCGAGACCATTCCTGTGGGACCTGAGGTTCTGGTCAGCGTTGGCGACAGCATCGAAGCTGGTACTGCCCTGACCAACGACCCCAACGTGGGCGGCTTCGGCCAGGTCGACGCAGAGATCGTTCTTCAGAACCCCGTTCGGATCTATGGCTTGCTCGCCTTCTTCGCGGCTGTGGCTTTGGCTCAGATCATGCTGGTTCTGAAGAAGAGGCAGATCGAAAAAGTTCAGGCAGCTGAGGGCGTCTGA
- the petC gene encoding cytochrome b6-f complex iron-sulfur subunit: protein MTQLSSSDVPGMGRRQFMNLLTFGSVTGVALGALYPVANYFIPPKAAGSGGGTSAKDELGNPITASGWLSSHPEGDRSLVQGLKGDPTYLIVEGEDAIGSYGINAICTHLGCVVPWNSGANKFMCPCHGSQYDSTGKVVRGPAPLSLALANVSVENDNVFVSQWTETDFRTGDKPWWA, encoded by the coding sequence ATGACCCAACTTTCCTCGAGCGATGTGCCCGGAATGGGTCGTCGGCAGTTCATGAATCTGCTGACGTTCGGCTCCGTCACTGGTGTCGCCCTGGGAGCCCTCTACCCGGTGGCCAACTACTTCATTCCCCCCAAGGCCGCCGGCAGCGGCGGTGGGACCAGTGCCAAAGATGAGCTGGGCAATCCCATCACAGCCAGCGGTTGGCTCTCCAGCCACCCCGAGGGCGATCGCAGCCTTGTACAGGGCCTCAAGGGTGATCCCACCTATCTGATCGTCGAAGGCGAGGACGCCATCGGCAGCTATGGCATCAACGCCATCTGCACCCACCTCGGTTGCGTCGTTCCCTGGAACAGCGGTGCTAACAAGTTCATGTGTCCTTGCCATGGCAGTCAGTACGACTCCACCGGCAAGGTGGTTCGTGGCCCTGCCCCTCTCTCTCTGGCCCTGGCCAACGTCAGCGTGGAGAACGACAACGTGTTCGTAAGCCAGTGGACCGAGACCGACTTCCGAACTGGTGATAAGCCCTGGTGGGCCTGA
- a CDS encoding DUF3067 family protein, whose product MPVKLCNDWCLPVPASSASVLEIAKPVPEPPLSVDEVIACLRQRWRATYDLQLVVRRRRLYLQVMWAYLEQQSFPMDLEAYRQHLGEVLDVVNRLGLAGEVRQWLGSTRDKPRLGKALSLPLEATGPEAETLIKEFLV is encoded by the coding sequence GTGCCTGTCAAGCTTTGCAACGACTGGTGTCTTCCTGTCCCTGCCTCTTCTGCTTCTGTGCTTGAAATCGCCAAGCCCGTGCCCGAGCCGCCGCTCAGTGTCGATGAGGTGATCGCCTGTTTACGCCAGCGCTGGCGGGCGACTTACGACCTACAGCTGGTGGTTCGACGCCGTCGTTTATACCTCCAGGTGATGTGGGCCTATCTCGAGCAACAGTCGTTTCCGATGGACCTTGAGGCCTATCGCCAGCATCTCGGTGAAGTGCTGGATGTTGTGAATCGTCTTGGTTTGGCGGGTGAAGTGCGCCAATGGCTGGGTTCCACCCGTGATAAACCCCGTCTCGGCAAGGCGTTGAGTCTTCCGCTTGAGGCGACGGGGCCGGAGGCGGAAACGCTGATCAAAGAGTTTCTGGTCTGA
- the tatC gene encoding twin-arginine translocase subunit TatC yields MPLVDHLEELRQRVLRSLLAVVVAALTCLLGVKPLVRLLEAPASGIHFLQLAPGEFLFVSLKVAGYAGLTLALPYVLFQILAFVLPGLTIRERRLIAPAVAGSAVLFMTGLAFAWWALVPAALRFLVSYGADVVEPLWSIERYLDFVLLLMLATGLAFQLPVLQLLLGALGLVRWRPMLGAWRWVVLGSALAGAVLTPSTDPITMLLLAGAITALFLIGVGLVALTESFRPETL; encoded by the coding sequence ATGCCTCTGGTGGATCACCTTGAGGAACTGCGTCAACGGGTTCTGCGCAGCTTGCTGGCCGTTGTCGTTGCAGCGCTGACCTGCCTGCTGGGGGTTAAACCGCTGGTGCGCCTGCTGGAAGCGCCAGCCAGCGGAATTCATTTTCTTCAACTCGCGCCGGGTGAGTTTCTGTTCGTCTCGCTGAAGGTGGCCGGCTACGCCGGCCTCACCCTGGCCCTGCCCTACGTGCTGTTCCAGATCCTGGCCTTCGTGCTGCCGGGCCTGACGATCCGCGAACGACGCCTGATTGCCCCTGCCGTCGCCGGCTCCGCAGTGCTGTTCATGACGGGCCTGGCCTTTGCCTGGTGGGCCTTAGTTCCAGCCGCCCTGCGTTTTCTGGTGAGTTACGGCGCCGATGTGGTGGAGCCGCTCTGGTCGATCGAGCGCTACCTGGATTTTGTTCTGCTGCTGATGCTGGCCACCGGGCTGGCATTTCAGCTCCCCGTGCTGCAGCTGCTCCTCGGGGCCCTGGGGCTGGTGCGCTGGAGGCCGATGCTTGGGGCCTGGCGCTGGGTTGTGTTGGGCTCAGCCCTGGCTGGCGCTGTGCTGACGCCATCCACCGATCCGATCACGATGTTGCTGCTGGCTGGAGCCATCACGGCACTGTTCCTGATCGGAGTCGGCCTGGTGGCCCTGACCGAATCCTTCAGACCAGAAACTCTTTGA
- a CDS encoding Rqc2 family fibronectin-binding protein, which yields MDLTTLRAVLWDLRPKLLPSRFEKAQQPGPATIQLGCRSLEGMVWLELSWQADAPRLVEVNPPPRSGSGSTFAQQLQHSLRQLALVELHQSGFERVVEFRFAQRPGEPIQRVLVLELMGRHSNLLLLDEQRRIIALGRQVRDHQSRVRPLSTGDSYSPPPMLQGLAPDRTEGFERWRERLSLVPIPLRKALQQTYQGISPALALQLAGDHVNTPVDSLDARHWNHLFERWSLWLDQLEREQFALVVENDGRYRVWGSPRGEVHPQPALALTLGSLHQHCQEQRALARVSHDLRQRLERWRSKEQSAQEDQHQRLSATDGHGALQRQADALLCLGNPSRDQVDEAQSLYRRAKKLRRSRPILEQRLEHHQQRLELISESETFIEDQLSATWQDGSARLSALNDLREELDELLQPKERRRSTRQQRQRDQPKPLELTTPGGLKVQVGRNHRQNDWISLRQARSGDLWFHAQECPGSHVVLKSSNGLAEESDLSMATDLAAYFSRARGNTRVAVVMVPTDQLQRIPGAGPGTVRHGQAEIRWGDPQGAEERLLAPSLSPHSG from the coding sequence ATGGATCTCACCACGCTTCGCGCGGTGCTCTGGGATCTGCGCCCGAAGCTGTTGCCCAGCCGCTTCGAGAAGGCCCAACAACCGGGCCCGGCAACGATTCAACTGGGATGCCGCAGCCTCGAGGGGATGGTGTGGCTGGAACTGAGCTGGCAAGCCGACGCACCTCGGCTGGTGGAGGTCAACCCTCCCCCGCGCAGCGGCAGCGGCAGCACCTTCGCCCAACAGTTGCAACACAGCCTCCGCCAACTGGCTCTGGTAGAGCTCCACCAAAGCGGCTTTGAACGGGTGGTGGAATTCCGGTTTGCCCAACGCCCTGGGGAACCGATCCAGCGGGTTCTCGTGCTGGAGCTGATGGGACGGCACAGCAACCTGCTGCTGCTCGATGAGCAGCGCCGGATCATTGCCCTGGGGCGACAGGTCCGGGACCATCAGTCCCGCGTGCGCCCTCTGTCCACCGGTGATTCCTACAGCCCACCGCCGATGCTGCAGGGGTTGGCACCAGATCGAACGGAGGGCTTTGAACGCTGGAGGGAGCGGCTTTCTCTCGTTCCGATCCCCCTGCGCAAGGCCCTGCAGCAGACCTATCAGGGGATCAGCCCAGCCCTGGCTCTACAGCTCGCCGGTGACCACGTGAATACCCCGGTGGACAGCCTGGATGCACGCCACTGGAACCATCTCTTTGAGCGCTGGTCTCTCTGGTTAGACCAGCTCGAACGTGAGCAGTTCGCCCTCGTGGTGGAGAACGATGGTCGTTACCGGGTCTGGGGATCTCCCCGTGGCGAGGTGCATCCACAACCCGCTCTGGCGCTCACGCTGGGATCCCTGCACCAGCACTGCCAAGAGCAACGGGCCCTGGCACGGGTCAGCCATGACCTGCGTCAACGCTTGGAGCGGTGGCGCAGCAAAGAACAGTCCGCCCAGGAAGACCAACACCAGCGCCTGAGCGCCACTGACGGGCACGGGGCCCTTCAACGCCAGGCGGACGCTCTCCTCTGCCTTGGCAATCCAAGCCGCGACCAGGTCGATGAAGCCCAGTCGCTCTATCGCCGGGCCAAAAAACTGCGGAGATCGCGCCCGATCCTCGAGCAGCGGCTAGAGCACCATCAGCAACGTCTTGAGCTGATCAGTGAGAGCGAAACCTTCATCGAGGATCAACTGAGCGCGACCTGGCAGGACGGCTCGGCGCGCCTCTCCGCCCTGAATGATCTGCGGGAGGAACTCGATGAGCTGTTGCAGCCCAAGGAACGCCGTCGCTCCACGCGACAGCAGCGTCAACGGGACCAGCCCAAGCCGCTGGAACTGACCACTCCGGGAGGTCTCAAGGTGCAGGTGGGGCGGAACCACCGCCAGAACGATTGGATCTCGCTGCGGCAAGCCCGCAGTGGTGACCTCTGGTTTCACGCCCAGGAATGCCCAGGAAGCCATGTGGTGCTGAAGAGTTCCAACGGGTTGGCCGAGGAATCCGACCTGTCGATGGCAACGGATCTGGCGGCCTATTTCAGCCGCGCTCGGGGCAACACGCGGGTGGCGGTTGTGATGGTGCCCACCGATCAGCTGCAGCGCATTCCTGGTGCCGGCCCGGGCACCGTGCGCCATGGTCAGGCTGAAATCCGCTGGGGGGATCCCCAGGGCGCGGAAGAGCGGCTGCTTGCCCCTAGCCTGAGCCCACATTCGGGCTGA